From the Brachybacterium sillae genome, the window ACTTGCTCGTCCACGCCCAGGACCTGCACGCCCTCGAATCGGGTGGGATCCTCTGCGGCCCGGGCCAGGACGGGTTGGACCTGGGACCAGAGCGTGTTCCAGGTCGTGCCGAGCTGGCGGGCGAGCCCCTGGATCGTGGCGCCCTCGCGGCGGAGCTGGCCGATCGCCCACCGGAGCGCGCGCATGGTCAGCAGGCCCCGCGGAGGGCAGACCACGGGATCCTGTTCGACGAATGTCACCACCGGGCAGGCCTCCTCGCGGCAGATCCAGCGGCGCTTGCGCCACCGAATCCGCACGGGCCGGTCCGCCCACGGAGCGTCGATCATCGAGGTCACGATCCGGCCGTGACCAGCGGCGATCACACCGCATCCCGGGCAGCCCGCGACCGGATCGCAGGACTCCACCTCAAGAAGGAACCCGGTTCGGGCGCGGTCCACAGAGATCAGGTGCAGTCCAGGGAGGCCGAGGAGGAGGTCGCATCGGTCACAGCGATCGAGCGCGTCAGGGCATACGCAACTATGGTCGTGCATCGTCGAGGTCCTTGGTGCGAGCAGAGGTAGAAGTCTGCTCATCATCCGGGACCTCGACGCCTACCACCAGCTACCCCGCACCACCGGCGCACCCACACTCAACTCTGAAGAGCCGTATGTGATGATCAACGGCATCCGTTTGGTAGGGTGCAACCCAACCGATTGCCTACAGGAGCACCTCGTGACCAGTCCCTCTGCCGTCTCCCGCCGAACCGTCGCCAAGGGCATCGCTTGGTCGGCCCCGACCGTCGCCCTGGCCGTCTCGGCCCCCGCGCTCGCCTCATCCCACAAGAAGGACTGCTACGTCTTCGACATGTGGTCGTCCAACGGCCGCCAGCCGATCAACAACCACCGCGACCAGATCAGCGGCACGGTTCGGTACTCGCCGAACAACCACCAGGACTGCATCGCGGACATGAACCAGCCCTACCCCTACGACATCAAGATCACGGTCACCCTTGACCCGTCGGTGTACACGGGGGCGTTCACGTACAGCGGCCCGGGCACCGCGACGGGGTCCGGCAACGTCGTGACCATCACCCTCCCCTTCGCGGGGCAGCGGCCGGGCTTCAGCAACCAGTGGAACCTCTACGCCAAGACCAAGACCAAGACCGGTGTCACCAAGGAGAAGGCGAAGTTCAAGGCTCACATCAAGGCGATCAGCTACCCCGAGGCGAAGTGGAAGATCATCGAGCCGCACAACAAGTGGATGACCAACCGCACGCCCAGCTCTTACGACTACTGACCAACTCACACCTCGGACCGGGGAGGTCCCCGGGGTAGTCACTCTCCTGACATGGAGAGCACAGAAGGGGTCGCCGATCAGGCGACCCCTTCGGCCGTGAGCAGCACGAGCAGCTCGGCCCTGACGACGGCGCCCTCAAGATCGTCGGCGAGCAGGTCACGTAACCGGTGCAGACGACCGCTCACGGTCTGCGGGTGAACCGTGAGGGCCTGGGCGATCCCCGGCCGGTTGCCCCACTGGAGCAACCACTGGCGGAGCGTCTCGACGAGCACCGCACGCTGGTCCTCGGCAGCCGGTCGAGCTCTCCGAAGTACTTGCGCCGCAGGGCCCGCACGGCGACCGGGTCGGCCACGCAGACGAGCTCGAGCAGGGAGTCGTCGACGAAGGTCGGCCCCGAGTGGGCGACGGCCCGAAGGGCGCTGAGCCGCTGCCCCATCGCGAGGGAGCCGGGAAACTCGGTGATCGGCACGGCAGGCCCGACGATGCAGTCGACGTCGGCCATGACCGGGCGAAGGGTGGTGGCCAGTTCGTCCGCAGCGACCGGCAGCCCGAGGACGGCCTCGGGGTCGAGGTGCTGGGGAGCGAGCAGGACCGCTCGGTGGACCTCCGCCTGGGCCAGGCGCGCAGCCATGCGGATGAAGTCGTAGAGTGCCTCGGCCTCGACCCCACCGCGGGCCGACTCCAGCCCGATCCGCTCGAAGATCCCACCGCTCGCCCCCAGCCGCTCCATGTCATCGGTCGCGACACAGACGAGGAACTCGCGGGTGGCCTCGATGACGTCGGCCGGCCACTTGTGGTCGATCGGTGGCGCCGGCAGGCCAATCTCCTCGGCCACCCGGTCCATGAGCACCGGGGCGAGCGCCGCCAGCCGATCCTCGTTGGCCTCGAGCAGGTGCCGCGCGATCTCATTGGTCGAACCATGCGGCGCCATGCCCGCCCCCTTTCCGGGTTGTCTCCGCAGAGCCGCACCGTCTCGGACTGCAGGATCTGTCATGTCGCGCGTCAGACTTAGTGGCAGGGCCGTTATGTAGGTCCTGAAGGAGAGTCAGACATGGGTAGACCACCCTCGATTCCGGCGGAGAAGAAGTCCCGGATAGTGCTGAGCGTGCTGGCCGGCGAGATGTCCATCGCCGAAGCGGCACGCAAGGAGAAAGTCAGTGAGCAGTCCATCGGACGGTGGAAGGCCGAGTTCCTGGAAGCCGGCAAGACCGCCCTGGTGGCCGGCAGGTCCGGACCATCCTCCCGAGAGGAACAGCTGGAGGCCGAGGTCGCCGAGCTGACCCAGGCCTTGGGCGAGGCACACCTGGAAGCCAGGGTGTGGAAGAAGTCCGCGGAGGGCCGGCTGGGCCCTTCGAGGACCTCGAGGTGATCCGCGTGGAAGCGGGCATGTCGACCGCGAGGTTCTGCCAGCTCTTCGACATGCCCGAGCGGACCTGGCGCCGCTGGCAGGCCAAGGCCCGCACCGGGACGGCGGTGAAGGGACCGTGGCCGCAACCGGCACGGCAGGCCGCCAGGGAACTGGTGGTCAAGCACGCGCTGGCCCATCCGGCGTGGGGGCATCGGAAGATCTGGGCAATGGTCCGCCACGACGGGCATGTGGTTTCCGAGGCGACCGTGCTGCGGATCCTGCGCGACGAGGGGCTGATTCTGCCCGCGCAGTACCAACGGGAGCGACGGAAGCTGGCCGAGCGGCGCAAGGCCGGGGTTCGCCACCGAGCCCTCAGGCCCGAACCAAGTCTGGCAGCTGGACTTCAGCGAGTTCGAGACCACCACCGGAGGGACCTGGCGGCTGGCCGGGTGCCGGGACTACTGGTCCAAGTACGAGCACCCCTTCCACGTTTCGCCCACCGGGAACCAGCACGACGCGATCGACGCGATCGAGTTGGCCCTGGCCGACTACGAGGCCATGTTCGGTCACCCGCTGGTCGAGGCCTGCCCGGTCGATCCCGAGACCGGTGAGCTGTTGCCCGTGGTGACCATCGTGACGGACAACGGCGGGCCGTTCCGGTCCTTCCGCTTCGAGTCCTTCATCGCCGCCCACCCCGAGCTACACCACGTGCGCACCCGAGTGAAGACCCCGGGGCAGAACGGGTCCCGTGAACGCGGCTTCGGCACGCTGAAGTACGAACGGCTCTACCTGGACGAGATTGACGACGCGATCGTGCTCGCCGAGCGGGCCGAGGACTACCGGATCGAGTACAACGAGCTCCGGCCCCACGAGGCCATCTCATGGAACCGGCCCAAGGAGGTGCACCTGGGCCTGACCGACCCCACCACCCCGACATTCAAAACCAAGGAAATCCTGCCAACTACTTGACGCGGGACAGGATCTTCACGCCCGCGGCGGGGTAGTCATGGTCGTGGGTCGGGGTGTCGCCGTGCATGGCATGCCCTTTCGGTGTCGGAAACCGAACACCTGTAGCTGTGCCGGTGTCGCGACGACGCCGTCCACGGCGCCGGTGGCGGGAGATGTCTGAATCGCCCGGGTCTGATGGAGGCTCTCATTCCACGGAAGGATGAGAGTCATGGCAGCACCGCGGAAGTACAGCGAGGAGTTGAGGGACCGCGCGACGCGGATGGCGATGGACGCGCGGAAGGACCCTGCGACGGCCACGGGAGCGATCAAGCGGATCGCCGATCAGCTTGGGATTCATCCCGAGGCGTTGCGGACCTGGGTCCGCCAGGCCGAGATCGATGGTGGGGTCCGGCCCGGCACGACGACGGATGACGCGACGCGGATCGCCCAGCTCGAGCGCGAGGTCCGCGAGCTGCGGCGGGCGAACGAGATCCTGAAGACGTCCGCGGCTTTTTTCGCGGCCGCGGAGCTCGACCGCAAGATCAAGTAGCCCGCGAAGTGCCGACCGAGGTGGTGGTCGAGTACATCGACACCCACCGCGATCGGGTCGTTGAGGGTCGCCGGCTCGGGGTCGAGCCGATCTGCGCCGTGCTCAAGGACGCCGGCGTGCAGATCGCCCCGAGCACCTACTACGCCGCGAAGAACCGTCTCCCGTCGGCGCGCGCCGTGCGGGACGCTGAGCTGATCGAGGAGATCAAGACCGTGCACACCGACAACCTGGGCGTCTACGGGGCTCGGAAGGTCCACGCCGAGCTGGTCCGCAAGGGCATCGCCGTGGCCCGGTGCACCGTTGAGCGGCTCATGCGCGCTCACGGGTTGCGCGGGATCGCGCGGGAGAAGACCCGCCGCACCACCCTGAGCGAGGGCGCCGAGACGCCACGGCCGGCCGACTTGGTCGAGCGGCGGTTCGTCGCCGAGGCACCGAACCAGCTGTGGGTGGCGGATCTGACCTACATCCGCACCTACTCCGGGTGGGTCTACGCCGCGTTCGTCCTGGACGTCTTCTCCCGGATGATCGTCGGCTGGCAAGTCTCGACCTCGCTGCGCACCGACCTGGCCCTGGACGCCCTGGACATGGGTCTGTGGGCCAGGCGCCGCGCCGGGCAGGACGTCACCGGTCTGGTCCACCACTCCGACAGGGGCGTGCAATACCGCGCGGTTCGCTACACCGAGCGGCTCGCCGAGGCCGAGGCTGTCGCCTCGGTGGGGTCCCGCGGCGATTCGTATGACAACGCGATGGCGGAGGCGCTGAACTCGCTGTTCAAGGCCGAGTGCGTGCGCAACCCGGTCATGCGTCAGGGCGGCTGGAAGTCCATCAGCGACGTCGAGATCGCCGTCGCTGAGTACGTCGACTGGTACAACCACCGGCGCCTGCACGGCGAGCTCGGCCACGTCCCGCCCGCCGAGTACGAGGCCACCTACTGGGCCACCCACTACCCTGACAACCGCGCCCTCATCGAGGCCGGAACCAACTAACCGAGCCTCCACCAAACCCGGGATGCTTCAGTCCCCCGGGCCAGGGCGCTTCACGGAGGGCATGAACAGCCAGGCCAGGCGCAGCTGTACTGCGCCGAAGCAGTGCACGGAGGCCAGGCCGACCTTGTGGTCGGCCTCGGGCAGAGCCTGCTCCATCAGCCCCCGCCCGACGCACCCCGCTACCCTCGCGGGATGGTCCCCGAGCCCCAGCCGACCGCGACCGCCCCCGATCTCCCCCGCTCGAGCGCACCCTCGCCGGCGCCCTCCCGGAGCTCGTCGTCCCCGCGCAGGGCCAGCAGTTCCCCGCACCCCGCCTGGTGGCCCTCAACGAACCTCTCGCCACCGAGCTCGGCCTCGACCCGGACCTCCTGCGCAGCCCCGAGGGTCTGCGCCTG encodes:
- a CDS encoding transposase family protein; translated protein: MMSRLLPLLAPRTSTMHDHSCVCPDALDRCDRCDLLLGLPGLHLISVDRARTGFLLEVESCDPVAGCPGCGVIAAGHGRIVTSMIDAPWADRPVRIRWRKRRWICREEACPVVTFVEQDPVVCPPRGLLTMRALRWAIGQLRREGATIQGLARQLGTTWNTLWSQVQPVLARAAEDPTRFEGVQVLGVDEQVWHHRDPRLRGPKELAGMVDLTRRSHPVARLL
- a CDS encoding helix-turn-helix domain-containing protein, giving the protein MLVETLRQWLLQWGNRPGIAQALTVHPQTVSGRLHRLRDLLADDLEGAVVRAELLVLLTAEGVA
- a CDS encoding transposase, whose protein sequence is MGRPPSIPAEKKSRIVLSVLAGEMSIAEAARKEKVSEQSIGRWKAEFLEAGKTALVAGRSGPSSREEQLEAEVAELTQALGEAHLEARVWKKSAEGRLGPSRTSR
- a CDS encoding IS3 family transposase, producing the protein MPERTWRRWQAKARTGTAVKGPWPQPARQAARELVVKHALAHPAWGHRKIWAMVRHDGHVVSEATVLRILRDEGLILPAQYQRERRKLAERRKAGVRHRALRPEPSLAAGLQRVRDHHRRDLAAGRVPGLLVQVRAPLPRFAHREPARRDRRDRVGPGRLRGHVRSPAGRGLPGRSRDR
- a CDS encoding integrase core domain-containing protein, whose product is MALADYEAMFGHPLVEACPVDPETGELLPVVTIVTDNGGPFRSFRFESFIAAHPELHHVRTRVKTPGQNGSRERGFGTLKYERLYLDEIDDAIVLAERAEDYRIEYNELRPHEAISWNRPKEVHLGLTDPTTPTFKTKEILPTT
- a CDS encoding IS3 family transposase (programmed frameshift), with translation MAAPRKYSEELRDRATRMAMDARKDPATATGAIKRIADQLGIHPEALRTWVRQAEIDGGVRPGTTTDDATRIAQLEREVRELRRANEILKTSAAFFAGRGARPQDQVAREVPTEVVVEYIDTHRDRVVEGRRLGVEPICAVLKDAGVQIAPSTYYAAKNRLPSARAVRDAELIEEIKTVHTDNLGVYGARKVHAELVRKGIAVARCTVERLMRAHGLRGIAREKTRRTTLSEGAETPRPADLVERRFVAEAPNQLWVADLTYIRTYSGWVYAAFVLDVFSRMIVGWQVSTSLRTDLALDALDMGLWARRRAGQDVTGLVHHSDRGVQYRAVRYTERLAEAEAVASVGSRGDSYDNAMAEALNSLFKAECVRNPVMRQGGWKSISDVEIAVAEYVDWYNHRRLHGELGHVPPAEYEATYWATHYPDNRALIEAGTN